Proteins encoded together in one Sinorhizobium sp. B11 window:
- a CDS encoding ABC transporter permease — protein sequence MMVTSEQAPQIITDDHRLADAFRHILYGRISTSFALLVVLIFIFVAAFAPWLAPYDPLAQSILAINQKPSAAHWLGTDQFGRDVLSRMIYGSRNSLIFGFISPVLAAIFGTLLGVTAGYFGGITDRIISRLIDLLLAFPELLLAIIIAAVLGGGFWNIIAVITVAFIPGFARVARASTLAVKQEPYVEAAIAVGVRTPVIIFRHIIPNIAAPIVVLMTLWVASAIRLEASLSFLGIGTQPPNPSWGNIIRDGLNNLFGSPWPIIGAGIAITLVVLSFNLIGDAVRDVLDPETAQ from the coding sequence ATGATGGTCACATCAGAACAGGCTCCCCAGATCATCACGGACGACCACCGGCTGGCAGATGCGTTCCGCCACATTCTCTATGGGCGGATATCGACCAGCTTTGCGTTGCTTGTGGTATTGATCTTCATCTTCGTCGCCGCCTTTGCGCCTTGGCTCGCGCCTTACGACCCGCTCGCCCAAAGCATCCTGGCGATCAACCAGAAACCGTCAGCAGCCCATTGGCTCGGAACCGATCAGTTCGGGCGCGATGTGCTGTCGCGCATGATTTATGGCTCCCGCAATTCGCTGATCTTCGGCTTCATCTCGCCGGTTCTGGCGGCGATCTTCGGCACACTGCTCGGCGTCACGGCCGGTTATTTCGGCGGGATCACCGATCGCATCATTTCGCGCCTGATCGATCTGCTGCTCGCTTTCCCGGAATTGCTGCTCGCCATCATCATCGCCGCTGTGCTCGGCGGTGGCTTCTGGAATATCATCGCAGTCATCACCGTCGCCTTCATTCCCGGCTTTGCCCGCGTCGCCCGTGCCTCGACACTGGCCGTCAAGCAAGAACCTTACGTGGAAGCGGCAATCGCGGTCGGCGTGCGCACGCCTGTCATCATTTTCCGGCACATCATCCCGAATATCGCAGCCCCCATCGTCGTGCTGATGACGCTCTGGGTCGCGTCAGCCATCCGCCTCGAAGCCTCGCTCAGCTTTCTCGGCATCGGCACTCAGCCGCCGAATCCGAGCTGGGGCAATATCATTCGCGACGGTCTCAACAATCTCTTCGGTTCGCCTTGGCCGATCATCGGTGCCGGCATTGCGATCACGCTCGTCGTGCTCTCCTTCAACCTGATCGGTGATGCCGT
- a CDS encoding ABC transporter permease has translation MTRYLLFRLADAIPTILLVLTLVFIAMRILPGDPAIAALGDNATAEQLQLFRERMGLNAPLWQQYINFVVGTLSLDFGRSAMTDQPVLGLIAYNLPYTIELTIVAMIMGVVVGVPFGVWAATHRNGLPDSAMRGFSLFGYAIPDFYLGALLLITFALNLGWFPINGGGTGFIDRMHHVFLPALTLALVKAAFIGRLTRTSLLEVMGRDYVRTARAKGARETRVIYRHGLRNALLPLTTGLGLSMLATLSGSVAIELVFNRPGIGKLLISAIAERDYGVIQGGVVVFAMFVVLINLAMDLIYIVVDPRIRVK, from the coding sequence GTGACCCGGTATCTCTTGTTCAGGCTGGCGGATGCCATTCCGACCATCCTGCTGGTTTTGACGCTCGTCTTCATCGCCATGCGCATCCTGCCCGGCGATCCGGCGATTGCGGCGCTTGGCGACAATGCCACGGCCGAACAACTCCAGCTCTTTCGCGAGCGCATGGGGCTGAATGCGCCCCTATGGCAGCAATATATCAACTTTGTCGTCGGAACGCTCAGCCTGGATTTCGGCCGTTCGGCCATGACCGACCAGCCGGTGCTCGGCCTGATCGCCTATAATCTTCCCTATACGATCGAGCTGACGATCGTCGCGATGATCATGGGGGTTGTCGTTGGCGTACCCTTCGGCGTTTGGGCGGCCACGCACCGCAACGGATTGCCGGATTCGGCCATGCGCGGTTTTTCGCTGTTTGGCTACGCCATTCCCGATTTTTATCTCGGAGCGCTGCTTCTCATCACCTTCGCGCTCAATCTCGGCTGGTTCCCTATCAATGGGGGCGGCACAGGCTTCATCGACCGCATGCACCACGTGTTCCTGCCGGCGCTGACACTGGCCCTTGTGAAGGCTGCCTTTATTGGTCGCCTGACCCGTACATCGCTGCTGGAAGTAATGGGCCGCGATTATGTACGAACTGCCCGTGCCAAGGGCGCGCGCGAAACGCGCGTCATCTATCGCCATGGATTGCGCAACGCGCTTCTGCCGCTGACGACCGGGCTTGGCCTCAGCATGCTGGCAACCCTCTCCGGCTCGGTGGCGATAGAACTCGTCTTCAATCGTCCCGGCATCGGCAAGCTTTTGATCAGCGCCATCGCCGAGCGCGACTACGGTGTCATCCAGGGGGGCGTCGTCGTCTTCGCGATGTTCGTCGTGCTGATCAACCTGGCGATGGACCTCATCTACATCGTTGTCGATCCAAGAATCCGGGTGAAATGA
- a CDS encoding ABC transporter substrate-binding protein, producing MAITRRRFMENSAAAVVGAGIAASLGPAAFAQATDTLKIAFAARGLKTIDPAKSIQGVDNWAIIHIYDKLVDLPLWKFPATIDELVPRLATSWSSTPDSKSWTLKLRQGVKFHKGYGEMTSEDVKFTFDRIRDAVRVGGVRPKFTNISEVVADDPYTVTFKLAQPDPLFLLGALSDYDASVMSKKAVEEKGEEPIGRDPIGTGPYVLETVYPDPSQGVMLVANAEHWDVQPATPKLQCLYIADTTARTLALLSGDVHLIEGVRAPGWAASMSQRDPNLIFDVASPGSFFTMQVNLTKKPFDDVRVRQALFYAIDRDEITTAIAPISKRTYGLNPPSYPGGFSAENIPADVAYKYDPEKAKSLLAEAGFPDGFSFKNDTSQREDFSAIMLMIQAQLRKVGINMELNIKDHTAFHADQNIGTNTLSQQSSALPPVPTQVIVTYLSKGAEVRSDGNGGANMSHYGVAIPGIDDLLGKALAEPDLSKRLEIVKEIEIKALTDAVILPVSNNGFMVVRSEKVDLGYDVVSGYVNWPLTKAKIKA from the coding sequence ATGGCGATTACTCGACGTCGATTCATGGAAAACTCTGCGGCTGCTGTTGTCGGCGCCGGTATTGCGGCAAGCCTGGGGCCGGCCGCTTTTGCGCAAGCCACCGATACATTGAAAATTGCTTTTGCTGCCCGCGGCCTCAAGACGATCGATCCTGCAAAGTCGATCCAGGGTGTCGATAACTGGGCGATTATTCACATTTACGACAAGCTTGTTGACCTGCCGCTCTGGAAGTTTCCGGCAACGATAGACGAACTCGTACCGCGCCTTGCGACGAGCTGGAGCTCGACACCGGATTCAAAGTCCTGGACCCTGAAACTCCGCCAAGGCGTCAAATTTCACAAGGGTTATGGTGAGATGACGTCCGAGGACGTCAAGTTCACGTTCGATCGCATTCGCGATGCCGTTCGCGTGGGCGGGGTACGTCCGAAATTCACCAATATCAGCGAGGTCGTGGCTGACGATCCTTACACGGTCACATTCAAGTTGGCGCAGCCGGATCCACTCTTCCTGCTCGGCGCTCTCAGCGACTACGACGCCTCGGTCATGAGCAAGAAGGCAGTTGAGGAAAAGGGCGAGGAACCGATCGGCCGCGATCCGATCGGAACCGGTCCTTACGTGCTGGAGACAGTCTATCCGGATCCGTCGCAGGGCGTCATGCTGGTCGCCAATGCGGAGCACTGGGACGTCCAGCCGGCGACACCGAAGCTGCAATGCCTCTATATCGCCGATACGACGGCGCGCACGCTGGCGCTGCTGTCAGGCGACGTGCATCTGATCGAGGGCGTTCGCGCCCCCGGCTGGGCGGCCTCCATGTCGCAGCGCGATCCGAACCTGATCTTCGACGTCGCCAGCCCCGGCAGTTTCTTCACCATGCAGGTCAATCTGACGAAGAAGCCTTTCGACGATGTGCGTGTGCGTCAGGCGCTCTTCTACGCGATCGATCGTGACGAAATCACCACGGCAATCGCGCCGATCAGCAAACGCACCTATGGGCTCAATCCGCCCTCCTATCCCGGTGGCTTCTCCGCGGAGAACATTCCGGCGGACGTTGCCTACAAGTATGATCCCGAAAAGGCAAAGTCCCTGCTTGCAGAAGCCGGATTCCCTGATGGTTTCAGCTTCAAGAACGATACGTCGCAGCGCGAGGACTTTTCGGCGATCATGCTGATGATCCAGGCGCAGTTGCGCAAGGTCGGCATCAACATGGAACTCAACATCAAGGACCATACCGCCTTCCATGCCGATCAGAACATCGGCACCAACACCCTGTCGCAGCAGTCATCTGCATTGCCGCCGGTGCCGACACAGGTGATCGTCACCTACCTGTCGAAAGGCGCCGAAGTTCGCTCGGATGGCAATGGCGGGGCAAATATGAGCCATTACGGCGTTGCCATTCCAGGGATCGACGACCTCCTGGGCAAGGCGCTTGCGGAACCGGACCTCAGCAAGCGTCTGGAGATCGTCAAGGAAATCGAGATCAAAGCCCTCACGGACGCGGTCATCCTGCCCGTTTCCAACAACGGCTTTATGGTCGTTCGCTCGGAAAAAGTCGATCTCGGCTACGACGTGGTTTCCGGCTATGTGAACTGGCCGCTGACCAAGGCCAAGATCAAGGCCTGA
- a CDS encoding LacI family DNA-binding transcriptional regulator, with product MRSRRTDGRPTIADVARLAGVGAITVSRALRDPSQVSAALRANIDKAVKELNYVPNLSARALASVRADVIGVLVPSLTQNIFSDVLRGVYDGVEGTELQIQMGNTRYQPEEEERLIAQMLRQKPAGMIVSGTEQNDRSREMLENARCPVIQIMDLTDKPIDTIIGFSHYEAGRAITRHLIEAGYRHIGFLSGWLNGRSFGRYSGLKDTLTEAGIYNPSYISPIDRSDHIPEGVGWETPRFATPSTGRKLMANLLDANPDMDAVFCNNDVMALGALFECMERGIRVPEDFGIAGFNDFDIMAAAYPSITSVRSPRWESGYNAVMALRRRLNGDDGGDRIIDLGFKIQRRVSTDRSGELRRGLTGH from the coding sequence TTGCGAAGCCGACGGACCGATGGTCGCCCCACGATTGCGGATGTTGCGCGCCTGGCCGGGGTTGGCGCGATCACGGTGTCGCGGGCGCTGCGCGATCCGAGCCAGGTTTCCGCCGCCCTTCGCGCCAATATCGACAAGGCGGTGAAGGAACTGAACTATGTTCCCAATCTCAGCGCCCGGGCGCTTGCATCCGTCAGGGCCGATGTCATCGGTGTGCTGGTCCCCTCGCTCACCCAGAACATCTTCTCCGACGTTTTACGCGGTGTGTACGACGGCGTGGAAGGCACGGAACTGCAGATCCAGATGGGCAACACCCGCTACCAGCCGGAAGAGGAAGAGCGGCTGATCGCCCAGATGTTGCGGCAGAAGCCGGCGGGCATGATCGTCTCGGGTACCGAACAGAACGATCGTTCCCGCGAGATGCTGGAAAATGCGCGGTGCCCGGTCATCCAGATCATGGACCTGACGGACAAGCCGATCGATACGATCATCGGCTTTTCCCATTATGAGGCGGGGCGGGCGATCACCCGTCACCTGATCGAGGCGGGCTATCGGCATATCGGTTTTCTGAGCGGCTGGCTGAATGGCCGTTCCTTCGGCCGTTATTCCGGTCTGAAGGACACGCTGACGGAAGCCGGCATCTATAACCCGAGCTATATTTCGCCGATCGACAGGAGCGACCATATCCCTGAAGGCGTGGGCTGGGAAACGCCGCGTTTTGCAACCCCTTCGACAGGCCGCAAGCTGATGGCCAATCTTCTGGACGCCAATCCAGATATGGACGCCGTCTTCTGCAACAATGACGTCATGGCGCTTGGCGCGCTGTTCGAATGTATGGAGCGCGGTATCCGCGTGCCCGAGGATTTCGGTATCGCCGGCTTCAACGATTTCGACATCATGGCCGCAGCCTATCCTTCGATCACCAGCGTGCGCAGCCCCCGCTGGGAATCCGGCTATAACGCCGTCATGGCGCTCCGTCGCCGCTTGAACGGAGACGACGGTGGAGACCGGATTATCGACCTGGGCTTCAAAATCCAGAGACGCGTCAGCACCGACCGCAGCGGTGAACTGCGGCGTGGGCTGACTGGCCACTGA
- a CDS encoding sugar phosphate isomerase/epimerase, producing the protein MKHGIYYSYWEHEWSAKFGPYVEKVAKLGFDVIEVAAHHINDYSDAELAEIRQTARDNNIILTAGIGPSKAKNLSSPDIAVRQAGKAFFEQTLTNVAKLDIKTIGGALHSYWPVDYSKPVDKEGDRARGVEGIHGIADFAGNLGINLCIEVLNRFENHVLNTAAEGVAFVKDVGKPNVKVMLDTFHMNIEEDSFGEAIRTAGPLLGHFHTGESNRRVPGKGRMPWHEIGLALRDINYAGVVVMEPFVKTGGTIGSDIRVWRDLSDGADEAKMDEDARSALAFSRFVLGG; encoded by the coding sequence ATGAAACACGGGATTTATTATTCTTACTGGGAACATGAGTGGAGCGCCAAGTTCGGCCCCTATGTCGAAAAGGTCGCGAAACTTGGCTTCGACGTCATCGAGGTCGCCGCACATCACATCAATGACTACAGTGATGCCGAACTTGCGGAAATCAGACAGACTGCCAGGGATAACAACATCATCCTGACGGCCGGGATTGGCCCGTCGAAGGCCAAGAATCTGTCGTCACCGGACATTGCGGTGCGCCAGGCGGGAAAGGCATTCTTCGAGCAGACGCTCACAAATGTCGCAAAGCTCGATATCAAGACAATTGGTGGCGCGCTCCATTCCTATTGGCCGGTGGACTACTCCAAGCCAGTCGACAAGGAGGGCGATCGGGCGCGTGGGGTCGAGGGCATTCATGGCATTGCGGACTTCGCCGGAAACCTCGGTATCAATCTCTGCATCGAAGTGCTCAACCGCTTCGAGAACCACGTTCTCAACACTGCTGCGGAGGGCGTGGCATTCGTCAAGGATGTCGGGAAGCCGAATGTCAAAGTGATGCTCGATACTTTCCATATGAACATCGAGGAAGACAGTTTCGGAGAAGCGATCCGTACCGCTGGCCCGCTGCTCGGACATTTCCATACCGGCGAAAGCAATCGCCGCGTCCCCGGTAAAGGCAGAATGCCTTGGCACGAGATCGGTCTTGCACTTCGCGATATCAATTACGCGGGCGTCGTTGTCATGGAGCCGTTCGTAAAGACCGGCGGAACGATCGGGTCAGACATCAGGGTTTGGCGCGATCTGAGCGATGGCGCGGACGAAGCAAAAATGGACGAGGATGCGCGGAGCGCTCTTGCATTTTCTCGATTTGTGCTCGGCGGTTGA
- a CDS encoding nucleoside triphosphate hydrolase: protein MSKIDENARKIAKIAVQRFAENGGRRVLIAIAGAPGSGKSTLAERAVEAINNDHRLKAALFPMDGYHYDDAVLEQMGRRPYKGAIDTFDAHGLRYMLKRLKANEDDVVAVPVFDRSIEIARAGGSLIPQSTKIVVCEGNYLLARQAPWDKLKEIFDFTVFVDVDEAHLRQRLQNRWRNYGLDAAEIRRKVEENDLPNGLAIVAGSAEPDLHIENN from the coding sequence TTGAGCAAAATTGACGAAAACGCGCGGAAGATAGCGAAGATCGCAGTTCAGCGCTTTGCGGAAAACGGCGGTCGGAGGGTTCTGATAGCGATTGCAGGTGCGCCGGGTTCAGGCAAATCGACGCTCGCAGAGCGCGCCGTCGAAGCGATCAACAATGACCACCGTCTGAAAGCTGCTCTGTTCCCGATGGACGGATATCACTACGACGATGCCGTCTTGGAGCAGATGGGTCGCCGCCCCTACAAGGGAGCAATCGATACATTCGATGCGCATGGTTTGCGCTACATGCTCAAGCGCCTGAAGGCCAACGAGGATGACGTTGTTGCCGTTCCGGTATTCGACCGCTCGATCGAGATTGCTCGCGCCGGCGGCAGTCTCATTCCTCAGTCTACGAAGATCGTCGTCTGCGAGGGTAACTACTTGCTTGCGCGACAGGCTCCCTGGGACAAGCTGAAAGAGATTTTCGACTTCACGGTGTTTGTTGACGTGGACGAGGCTCACCTGCGGCAGAGACTTCAAAACCGCTGGCGCAACTACGGCCTGGACGCTGCGGAAATTCGCCGGAAGGTCGAAGAGAACGATCTTCCTAACGGCCTTGCAATCGTGGCCGGAAGCGCCGAGCCCGATCTCCACATCGAGAACAACTGA
- a CDS encoding sugar phosphate isomerase/epimerase, with product MQGFGIHASMWTMKWDRAGAERAIAGAARYNMEFIEIPLADAASVDAEHTRELLEKHGLRAACSLVLPQAAWASVRPEAAIEHLKVAIDKAALMGAEALTGVTYGGTNERTGVPPTQAEYDNVAHALGAAAKQAKAQGIQFGVEAVNRYESHLINSAEQAVALVERIGMDNVFVHLDTFHMNIEEKGAANGILVAREHLKYMHLSESDRGTPGAGNVPWDSIFAALSAIGFKGALTLESFVSMPPEMAGDISTWRPVARDEDEVMGNGLSFLRNKATQYQLA from the coding sequence GTGCAAGGGTTCGGTATTCACGCAAGCATGTGGACAATGAAGTGGGACCGCGCAGGCGCAGAGCGAGCCATCGCCGGGGCAGCCAGGTACAATATGGAATTCATTGAAATTCCGCTCGCAGACGCCGCATCGGTAGATGCCGAGCACACACGCGAGCTCCTGGAAAAGCATGGCCTGCGTGCGGCATGTTCGCTCGTGCTACCGCAGGCCGCCTGGGCATCCGTCCGGCCCGAGGCCGCAATTGAGCACCTGAAGGTGGCGATCGACAAGGCGGCCCTGATGGGAGCCGAGGCACTTACGGGCGTCACTTATGGCGGCACCAACGAACGCACGGGCGTTCCGCCGACCCAGGCAGAATATGACAATGTGGCTCATGCGCTCGGTGCTGCAGCCAAGCAGGCCAAGGCCCAAGGTATCCAATTCGGTGTGGAAGCGGTGAACCGATACGAGAGCCATTTGATCAACTCGGCAGAACAGGCCGTGGCCCTGGTCGAACGCATCGGGATGGACAACGTCTTTGTCCACCTCGACACATTCCACATGAACATCGAGGAAAAGGGGGCAGCCAACGGCATTCTCGTTGCGCGTGAGCATCTCAAATACATGCATTTGTCCGAGAGCGACCGTGGAACGCCTGGAGCAGGAAACGTCCCTTGGGATTCGATTTTCGCCGCTCTGTCTGCGATCGGCTTCAAGGGCGCGCTGACCTTGGAGAGCTTCGTCAGCATGCCACCGGAGATGGCCGGCGACATATCGACGTGGCGCCCGGTCGCGCGTGACGAGGACGAAGTCATGGGCAACGGCCTCTCGTTCCTACGCAACAAAGCCACGCAGTATCAACTGGCATGA
- a CDS encoding ABC transporter permease has protein sequence MKAMAQKFNATFGADMTGPAIAFVAVIVIFGLAANNFISAATFGSVAFQLPELGLLTLAMLLPLLTGGINLSITFTANLSGLAAASVMQMYGGADASPGAFLLGVLAALATGGAAGLMTGAAIAYTRAHPILVTLSMMIFLRGLGEFLTRGGDVSGFPSFIAPIGHGSILGLPIPLLIFIACVGLWQLLLTRFKLGFGLLMVGSNIEAARYSGLNTRRILVLVYTLSGLMCAVAGVIMLARFNSVRVGHGESYLLITVLAAFLGGINPFGGFGRVLPVFVALIVLQLLSSGLNLMGANQHLATALWGVLMIVVMAARTIVSTYIASRRKKG, from the coding sequence ATGAAGGCCATGGCTCAAAAGTTCAACGCCACCTTCGGCGCCGATATGACCGGACCGGCTATCGCATTCGTGGCGGTGATCGTCATCTTCGGTCTGGCCGCAAACAATTTCATCTCCGCTGCAACATTCGGTTCGGTTGCCTTCCAGCTTCCTGAACTCGGGCTTCTCACGCTCGCCATGCTGCTTCCCCTCCTGACCGGCGGGATCAACCTCTCCATCACCTTCACGGCAAACCTTTCCGGATTGGCCGCAGCCTCGGTGATGCAGATGTACGGCGGGGCCGACGCGTCTCCAGGCGCGTTCCTGCTCGGTGTCCTTGCTGCACTCGCCACCGGCGGCGCTGCCGGGCTGATGACCGGTGCTGCGATCGCCTACACACGGGCGCATCCAATTCTCGTCACGCTATCCATGATGATCTTCCTGCGTGGCCTCGGCGAATTTCTGACCCGCGGCGGCGATGTGTCCGGATTCCCTTCCTTCATCGCTCCGATCGGGCATGGTTCGATCCTGGGATTGCCGATCCCGCTTTTGATCTTCATCGCCTGCGTTGGCCTGTGGCAGCTCCTGCTGACGCGCTTCAAACTCGGCTTCGGGCTGTTGATGGTCGGTTCAAATATCGAGGCGGCACGCTACTCCGGCCTGAATACGCGCCGCATCCTGGTTCTGGTCTACACGCTTTCGGGCCTCATGTGCGCGGTCGCCGGCGTTATCATGCTCGCCCGTTTCAACTCGGTCCGCGTCGGCCATGGTGAGTCCTATCTGTTGATCACGGTGCTTGCGGCGTTTCTCGGCGGCATCAATCCGTTCGGCGGGTTTGGCCGTGTGTTGCCGGTGTTCGTGGCGCTTATCGTGCTCCAGCTGCTGTCTTCCGGCCTCAATCTCATGGGCGCAAACCAGCATCTCGCGACAGCACTCTGGGGCGTGCTGATGATCGTCGTCATGGCGGCAAGAACCATCGTTTCAACCTACATCGCATCGCGCAGAAAGAAGGGGTGA
- a CDS encoding ABC transporter permease, with protein MRRLILGHTTEFTLLAVMVVLCVGLSLATDRFFTISNAFDVLNVSAVNIIFAVGLLVVLISGGIDISFAVAASVVQYITALALGALGGGNWAEGFIIAGAIGIGLGLINAALVYRLHIISIVATISTFNIFFGLLMFFTKGVSIYDLPEWLTTRVVFFEREMADGSWIELTLPVVVMILCCLATWLMISRTTIGRQLYAFGDNPEGARRFGINIAAMHYISFGWMGLMAGIAGLMQAHYAEEVVPNALYGRELDVLAATVLGGARLGGGKGSVIGCVLGVLMVSITQNGLNLMGVSPFAFKMIVGAIILIAITLSSARIDKLFPFLAKGSAKTRGTHQ; from the coding sequence ATGCGTAGGCTGATCCTTGGACACACAACGGAATTCACGCTTCTGGCGGTCATGGTCGTGCTTTGCGTCGGGCTGTCTTTGGCCACCGATCGGTTTTTTACGATCTCGAACGCGTTCGATGTGCTGAACGTCTCGGCCGTCAACATCATCTTTGCCGTTGGCCTTCTCGTCGTCCTGATCTCGGGCGGGATCGACATTTCCTTCGCTGTGGCCGCCTCGGTGGTCCAATACATTACCGCGCTGGCCCTTGGCGCATTGGGCGGCGGCAACTGGGCGGAAGGCTTCATCATCGCCGGCGCCATCGGCATTGGCCTGGGTCTGATCAATGCGGCCCTGGTTTACCGGCTGCATATCATCTCGATCGTCGCAACCATCTCGACCTTCAACATCTTCTTCGGGCTGCTGATGTTCTTCACCAAGGGCGTGTCGATCTACGACCTGCCGGAATGGCTGACGACGCGCGTGGTATTTTTCGAACGCGAGATGGCTGACGGCTCCTGGATCGAGCTGACACTGCCTGTCGTCGTCATGATCCTTTGCTGCCTCGCGACCTGGTTGATGATTTCCCGCACCACCATCGGACGGCAGCTTTACGCATTTGGTGACAATCCGGAAGGGGCACGCCGCTTCGGGATCAACATTGCAGCGATGCACTACATTTCGTTCGGCTGGATGGGTCTCATGGCCGGGATCGCCGGATTGATGCAGGCCCACTATGCCGAGGAAGTCGTTCCGAACGCCCTCTATGGCCGGGAACTGGATGTCCTGGCGGCTACGGTTCTCGGCGGTGCGAGGCTCGGTGGCGGCAAGGGCTCGGTCATCGGCTGCGTCCTCGGCGTCTTGATGGTCTCGATCACCCAAAACGGCCTCAACCTCATGGGCGTGTCGCCCTTTGCATTCAAGATGATCGTCGGCGCGATCATCCTCATCGCCATCACGCTCTCGTCCGCACGGATCGACAAGCTTTTCCCGTTTCTCGCCAAGGGCAGCGCCAAAACTAGGGGCACGCACCAATGA
- a CDS encoding sugar ABC transporter ATP-binding protein, with translation MSDEPLLSLKNIKVTFGGVRALKGVSFEVNPGEVHCLAGENGCGKSTLIKVITGVYKPQEGAEFFFDGKAISAMTPTLAQSLGIQVIWQDLALFGEMTVAENIGFQYAVNGKYGLVDKRAIEEAARKALSRLGVSIDIHLPLKELPIAQRQIVAIARALVGEARLVFMDEPTASLTQSETDYLIDIVRNLSASGVAVVFVSHRLAEVLEISDRMTVLRDGALVGVFPVEGMTQSRVTELMTGRNFDSSVIAADHDDAQVVLSVRGLTRATEFEDISFDLRRGETLGITGLLGAGRTELALTLFGMHRPQAGEIAIEGKTVKFGSNRDAIRAGVGYLSEDRLSLGLNQPQSIADNLVMASLDKLLSGGMISPVKKASVVSHWISALGVKIGTADDPIRTLSGGNQQRVAIAKWLAIGPKILILDAPTVGVDVGARAGIFEIVRKLAAQGLAIILISDEPPEVYFNADRIIHMVEGRIRATYDPRHLSLIELESAVYA, from the coding sequence ATGAGCGACGAACCGCTGCTTTCACTCAAGAACATCAAGGTGACCTTCGGCGGCGTGCGCGCGCTGAAGGGCGTGTCGTTTGAAGTCAACCCGGGGGAGGTGCATTGCCTGGCGGGGGAGAACGGCTGCGGCAAGAGCACGCTCATCAAGGTCATCACGGGGGTCTACAAGCCACAGGAGGGGGCCGAGTTCTTCTTCGACGGCAAGGCGATCTCGGCCATGACACCCACGTTGGCGCAATCGCTCGGCATCCAGGTGATCTGGCAGGACCTGGCACTGTTCGGGGAAATGACCGTCGCCGAGAACATCGGGTTTCAGTATGCCGTCAACGGCAAATATGGTCTCGTCGACAAACGCGCCATCGAGGAAGCAGCGAGGAAAGCGCTCAGCCGTCTCGGCGTCAGCATCGATATCCATCTTCCATTGAAGGAGCTGCCGATCGCCCAACGCCAGATCGTTGCGATCGCACGCGCTCTTGTCGGCGAGGCGCGTCTTGTCTTCATGGACGAGCCGACCGCTTCGCTGACGCAATCCGAGACCGATTACCTGATCGATATCGTGCGCAACCTGTCGGCGTCCGGAGTGGCCGTGGTCTTCGTCTCGCACCGTCTCGCGGAGGTGCTCGAAATCTCGGACCGCATGACCGTACTTCGCGACGGAGCGCTCGTTGGCGTCTTCCCTGTCGAGGGCATGACTCAATCACGGGTGACCGAGCTGATGACCGGCAGAAACTTCGACAGTTCCGTCATCGCCGCCGATCACGACGACGCGCAGGTCGTGCTTTCCGTCCGCGGGCTGACGCGCGCAACGGAGTTCGAAGATATATCGTTCGACCTTCGCCGAGGTGAGACGCTCGGCATTACCGGCCTCCTCGGCGCCGGCCGCACCGAACTGGCGCTTACACTCTTCGGGATGCACCGTCCGCAGGCAGGGGAAATCGCCATCGAGGGCAAGACCGTCAAGTTCGGCTCCAATCGCGACGCAATTCGCGCCGGAGTGGGCTACCTCTCCGAAGACCGTTTGTCTCTCGGCCTCAACCAGCCGCAGTCGATAGCCGACAACCTGGTTATGGCATCGCTCGATAAGCTTCTGTCCGGGGGGATGATCTCGCCCGTGAAGAAGGCGAGTGTGGTCAGCCACTGGATTTCAGCGCTCGGTGTCAAGATCGGTACGGCCGACGACCCCATCCGGACGTTGTCGGGCGGCAATCAGCAGCGCGTCGCGATTGCCAAATGGCTCGCGATCGGTCCGAAAATCCTCATTCTCGACGCCCCGACCGTGGGCGTAGACGTCGGTGCGCGCGCAGGCATCTTCGAGATCGTGCGCAAGCTTGCTGCTCAGGGCCTTGCGATCATTCTGATCTCCGACGAGCCGCCGGAAGTCTACTTCAATGCGGATCGCATCATTCACATGGTCGAAGGCAGGATCCGCGCAACCTACGACCCGCGACATTTATCGCTCATCGAACTGGAGTCTGCCGTCTATGCGTAG